The Daphnia pulicaria isolate SC F1-1A chromosome 12, SC_F0-13Bv2, whole genome shotgun sequence genome segment cattttaaaatctcGTTTTGATAAATCCGCATCATGGCGGGAAATTCGACTTGTTGATGCGATCGGAAATAATTTCCCCTTCCTTCACTCGCTTACGTCATATAACGACCgtgaattaatttgttttcaatattcTGATGCGATTACTCGTAACTATTATAGCCTATAACAAAATGTTCAATTTCCTATAACCTCATTTGGGACGATGAAACTGATGCTGTGATTCCGGTGTCTTAAAAATATTGGCAATGCTTAGCATCTGTAGTGGCGTCAATTTTCTTGCCTCAGGCGACTCGACAGATTAGGTTTCAGTCAAGGTCGTTAGTCTGTATACGTTATACTTATCAGTTAACTTGAGCAGCTCTCTTCCGCTAAAGCAAACGCACCTAATAAATCGTCCGTTGTAAATGAAATTGTAGAGCAAAACTCGTTCCATCGCGTACACAGCACGGCATTAATTCTCATCTATTGGACAATTCCGTCACTTTTAGTCTCGTCGGTTTCGTGCGAATCTCGATGCAAACACCGGGCGGCCAGGATCACCAACAGTTTGACGTCGgcgaaattttcaattttttcaggaTCGATCCTTTCTTCATTTGCGTCATCGCTGATGCCATATCAAAACGCCAATCAAAACGGGCGATTGGGCATGGCTCTTGACGGAACACTTTGATCCGGCGAAATAAGAGCCTCATCCTGTTTTAGCGATGGTTTTCGGTTGCTCCTGCACCGTCTTTCCATCAGGATCCGCAACAGTTCGGcacatcaaacatgaaaatggtTGCCGCAATAAATCAGGGCCACTCCATGGCGACGTTTAAATATATATTCAACAGCCATTGATATAGAATGGGAAATGAATGATTAAAATTGTCGCCATATAACGACGcccaaaaaaaagttcagATGAAACACGAAAATGTATTCCATCAAGATTTTcactaaataataaaaggagAGGAAAGGGGGAGTGTAATTACCGGATGACAAATCCAAACCGTCCGCTGGCACCGTTCTATAAGAGACACAGGAAAGCCACTGCTTTTTTCGAGGCCCATCGTAGAGTCAAGTCGAACGCGCGGGACATTTGATCACGGCGGCGCCAGCACAAGCTGAGGGTGGGGCCGAGGACCAAAATGATAAGAGACTAGAGAGTGTCGATGGCCGCGAATAAGAAGCGAAGGCACTCTTCAAGCTCACAAATTATTCTTTTGGGTTTCTTATTTTGCCTGcagattcttttttctaataCAGAAATGTAAagttgatagaaaaataataataatattaaatttattaaattttttttaatttcttttctcgcagtttaatgaaaaaaaataagttaaacTAAGCAAAATTCCTAAtataaaacaaacgaaattgtTTATCTTTGGgtgaaattttcaaagatCAACTAAGGTCTCATCGTCTATaaagcaaataaatatttagttcTACCACTTCAGTCTGAACCTTCAGCATAGATCAAGGACATATTAAATTCTTGATAACCTACTGGCGACATCATCGGAAAAACCAATTATGACACACACATTGCACAGCTATCGCTAAAAACCAGCAACCAACAGTGGCCGATTCGTGAGCAGACGTGAATTTAGTTTCCGACCGAAACGATCCTCATTAGAACTtggattcattttcttcaactcAGCAGTTGCTTACTTATTTGATTTACAATGTGGCATCTAATGTGGTTGACATTAAGTTTCGTGTGTTGCTTGTCGGCGATAAATTATGTCGTCGCTGCTCCAATCGACAGTGACGAAGAAGCAGCGGTAAAATtccgttttaaaattataattccTGGTTTCGTTAATTTTATTCATGTGCCAATCATTTTAATTCACTAGCGAAAAATAAGCGCAATAAAGCCAGCGCAGATTTCTCTtaacaattattatttttgcttaTTTGCGTGTTCTTTTTCGTGTCGTCGTTTAGAGATACCTGGGAAGATTCGGCTATTTGGAACGTGAGCCTCAGGACTCTTCTTATTCGGAAAGTGTTTCAGCTGAGTCTTTCAGGAGCGCAATTAAAGATTTTCAATCCTTTGCTGGATTGAAGATAACGGGTATGGTCATTGCACCAGTATCTAGACATTTACATTTGCCTTCAGGCCTTTTTTATATGATACGTCAATTATGTAAAgatgaaatgttttcaaaaaatggttCGCATCATCAGGTGAACTTGACAAGGAGACATTGGAAGTAATGAATAAACCGCGTTGTGGGGTTCCGGATCGAGTTCGCCCCGGTTCTTCAAGCACTCGCCCGAAACGATTCGCACTTCTAGGCAGGGATATGCAATAATATTACAAATATAATTAATGGTCGTTAATTTTATAATCGCTTCGGAACAGGGAGCAAGTGGCCTAAGAAACAATTGACttataaaattaagaaatacaCGACGGATATGAGCCCATCTGACGTGGATAGTGAAATCGTTAGAGCCTTTCAGATGTGGGCGGACGTGACCGATTTGACCTTCGTCCATGTAAAAAATCAATCGGCTGACGTCGACATCGACATCCTGTAActattcaataaaataatttcccaTTGCATGGCATTTATTTACTACAAAAAGTGAACTTTGATATAATGGAGATGTTTATTATCTGGCACAATTTATTCATAAATTATACTTTTGGTTGGTTGTTTGATTCAGTTTTGCGTCTGGAGAACATGGAAGTTGCAAATCCTTCGTTGATGGCCCGGGTGGTGTTCAAGCTCACGCGTTCGCACCTATAAACGGAGGTGATGCTCATTTTGACGAAGGCGAAACCTGGACGCTTGACTCTGATAAAGGTTAAACGTGTATTGATTTGACATCCATCAATAAGTTTCTATTCCTTTTCACCCGCACAGGGACGAATTTACTCCAGGTGGCTACTCACGAGTTTGGCCACTCTTTGGGACTGGAACACACACATGTGAAAACGGCTGTGATGTTTCCTACTTACGAGTATCATTCTGATTTGAAATTGGACAAGGATGACATTGAAGGCATCCAGGTACATtgaaccaaaatgaaaattcaaccgttttcaaattgattcaaatcatttttcccccttaatgattcattttaaaaaaacgcaaTTTAGGAATTGTACGGGGAGAATCAGTTCAGCAGCAAATTGGCGCTTGAATTAAAAGGTATAGGTATCAATATAGATAATAAgaggaaattttaaatgttgatttctttaaaaattttgattaatttcTTGTCACTGAATTGCAGTCACTCTTGAGCTCTTAAAAACGACCGTGAACaatttggagaaaaagaatattgaactgagaaatgatttaattgacACACGAaccaatttgaataaaaaattagaagGTATTTTGATGGTATTTAGAAAATAATAGTATTTTTTTCCGTTCtgtgaatttttacaaaattttacaaaaaaatatcaaattttaatttaattactgTAATTTGATTGCAGATACTACTGAGCTCTTAACTACAACTGTGAACAATTTGGACAAAACGAATATCGAACTGAGAAATGCAAAGAGTGATTTCAATAAAAGATTAAAAGGTATTTATAATAATGATTTGCGAATTGACGAAAACTGAATTTCTAAAGATCTTTCGATTGTAGAATGTACAAGTAGTAAACAGGAGTTGGAGAAAACGAGAGCATATTTCACCAAAACCATCGATGATTTATCCGCAAAAttaaacggtaattttttgttaaactaaaaaatcaaataaatatccGAATGCAAAAaccttttcaataaatttagcCACCGAAAAAGAATTGGCGAAAACGAAAATCACGACCGGAAATTTGTCAACTGAACTCAAAAGTAAATTTCACGGCGAATcgaattttgttgaaaaataattcttttaaattaattctgtttttttttagattgtgTAGCGAATTCGGATCGATTAGGTCAAGAATTAAAAGTTACCgccgaaaattttaaaaaagatctaagaggtaaaataattatgttttattatttgaaattgttttagttttaatcgaatgaaatggttcagcaacctcaaatgatttaaaaactacaaaaacaaatttggccTCAACGAGAACCGAATTGAACAGCACCAAATCCGCCGTTGCGGATTTGGTGATCAAATTAAATGGTaagaatatttttaatgaattgttttATGAGACACGattaaaagaattgaatttcattttcaatagcCCGAACGAGTGAATTGGTCGACATTGGTCGAATGCCAACTTCGTGTGCGGATCTGCAGCGAATGGGACACAAACTGAGCGGATTCTTTTCTGTCAAAGGAAcgaagaaaatggaattgatTTACTGCAATTTCAATGCCAATCAAAATGGTAGGACATgtgctatttttgttttttattgttggtcTAATTCTTTAGTTTACAGACAAacagaaatggatcggatacgccgacgtcaaatcagCGCCCGTCCATTTCCACGTCACGagaaattctaattttaaaacagAAGGAACTCCGGTTACATTCGAGTTGGCGCtggtgaacgagggaaatgccatgaatttgacgtcggggaaattcacggcaccagcaccgggaatttattttttctctttcgcgggAGTGGGGCATCTTAAATCTTCATCTGATGttgattttcattcttttctttatttgaacgggaatCTAATCGGATCGAGTAATGTTAACGAGAGAAACGGCCCCGTTGATCAATATAGTCCGTTGACCCTCCAGTCGACCGTGAACTtaaaaaaaggcgatcaagtctgggtgaagattgaattttttagtttcatcCGTGATTTAGGTTCAACCTCGTATTTGTGGGACAGCAATTACCACtacacccatttcacgggtttcatgttggaagAGGAAATTGGGGCGTCACTTTGAGGTTCAACTTCATCGGCGACACGAAACATTTTCGATCCAATTCCAAATCCGAGATCAATCCGTTTAATGTCGACACGAAACTTTGGAGGAAGAGAatttaaagggggggggggagagaagaaaattgatttgacTCTAATTCATTTAGGGGTAAGAATTTCTGTACCAAAATTGAACTGTGGATGCAAATACATTTACTGAATACACACACTAATTTTCAAGTTTCTATCTGAAAAACTCTAGATGTTACAAGCagaaaaccaattttgattgccagatttacAAAATGCAGGGTGGACTACAAATGAGAGGCAATTCATTTGCCTCTAATTCGTTTGCGGattggaattttcaaaaaattcttttgctgatgaatttacattttcattgTGCACTCGTCCTGAAAAAATCACTGGTCTATCTCTAAAAATAAGGGCAGGAGACGTGAAAAACTCTTTTTGATtgccaaatataaaaattgattttatttttttattttaaaatttctcttGTAATTAACACGAAAACGATGCAACTACACATCTCGTTTATCTTTAAGGAAGTTTTTactatttcaatttgattaacataaattttaattatttccttCTCACGGTCGCAGGATGAGAAAAATAAGGGAAGGGGAGAAAATTCGTTCGACTCTTATTCATTAAGGAGTGGGAATATTTTGATGAAAATTAAACTGTATATGCGACTAGACATTTTTAATGCACAgaccaattttcaattttatatttataaaaatgttgGCGTGGCAagtaaaaaaccaattttgattgtCAAATTTATAAAAGGCGCGTTAGATAAGAGATGTcataaaattcaattgcttTATATTCATTTAGGGTTGggattttttctaaatttcttcACAGTTCCATGCTTATTATAGTTGTGCATGGCTCAAAGAAAATTCACGCGTCTATCTGGAAAATCAAGGGCAGGGGACTTGAATTTGATTACCCccctacaaaaataaaaaataaacttcaaTTTGATTGCCGATCGCAGCTTCAAATCACGTAAAAGTTAAAGCTGAAACGCTTAGatatgtaaaaaataaataacaaaaattaaacaataattataaaaacaaaaaactacgacaaattttaggacttaacAAAAAtagggaagggaaaaaaattcgatcaataaaggaaaacaaaattaattgacgTGACGCGACACGTCAATGTGACCATTGAATAACATCCTTTTTATTCCCTGAAATAAGTATTATTTccagtttttcaaaatcatcatCTAGCGACACGGAAATAATTATATTAGGTGTCTCGAGCAGCAATAATTATTCACTTGCAATTGACTTGCTCAAGAAAAGATTTCCAATTCCTCCCACAATTTTCAATGATTCAGCATTTTGTGTATTGCATCAACATCGTTATACGTGaccgggaaaaaaattaaattcaataaattttaaaaaattttaaataagagaataaTGACAATTTCTATTTGGCTTCAATCTCAATTGTAATTGGCGCATTGCCGCCGCCATATCCACCGCCATAACCGTAATATCCTTCCTCACCCTGACCATATCCAGCGTACTCTGCACCATATCCTTCATACCCGTAAGCGGCAGCCGCTTCATACGGATtccctaatttaaaaaaatcaataagaataaacccaaaaagaataaGATAAAAATAGTCGAACAGGATATACCGTAACCGTATTGCGTTCCAAGTAGACCAGACAGAATGGCCTCGAGATGTCGACGTGGACGAGGAGATCGACGATGAGGAGCCGCTTCAATCGTAGCCATGACGGCCAAGACGGCCAGCAGAACACGCAAAACCAACTGCCAAAATTCAATAACATTATCAACAATAAAATCGAAtgaacatttaaatttaaaaaggttcCCGTTTACCAGAATACGACGACTCGACATGGTAGGTCTGATTTGATGGTCGGATGACGATGGTCTAATGCCACCCTCCAGTCCAGTCATCAGCTTTTATAGCAGGCCCTGGCTATACCTGTACAAAGGTGTCGGTTGGTACACCAGCTATAACACAAATTCTGTTGGCATAGGTTAGTAACACAGAGAGCGTTGAACTGGGAAATCAAGGACAAAACGTTTGGAAAAACCCTGCCAGGATCTTGTCACGCGACCTTTATACGCGTGCTAGCGTTCTTAAAAGGGATTGTTAACCTTGGTATAGACGCTGGCCGTCTTTTCCGATGATTTGAtccgataaaataaaaagggtcgTCGTTCTCAGCCTATTGACCCTCGCAGCCTATGGCGATCAAAACcggatttttctttatattagaATTTCTCATCCAGGCTCAAATAGTTGATTCTGAAGGTCAATTTTCTTCATAACATTTGAATAACAATCGAATTCAATGTCAAGATTTCAAAATGGTTTTGTGTATTACACTTTGGGAGATATATAAATTCAAATCTCGGCAAGTGACAAATGCAGAGCACTCAAGAcaatgctgtgtgtgtgtgaagtgGAATTTCTTAACTTCATAGAATATTGGGGAATTACATTTAAAACTATACATTTCTTCTCAAATTAACCAGACCCCCCACTTCCAAACCatcatcttttgttttaattcaaaaataaaaagggacccAAAGGAGTAGGTGGGTTGCCAATGTTGTACGCGATTAACAATTGGGTTCATCCTTGTGTTTTACTTGACAACGACATCACAAGCGGATATGAAAGCGGCACGACTCTTCTCCATGATAACAAAACACTGGGGGGTCCATCACAAGATTAACTGATCATTTACCCTTTCGCCGAG includes the following:
- the LOC124316599 gene encoding glycine-rich cell wall structural protein-like, with translation MSSRRILLVLRVLLAVLAVMATIEAAPHRRSPRPRRHLEAILSGLLGTQYGYGNPYEAAAAYGYEGYGAEYAGYGQGEEGYYGYGGGYGGGNAPITIEIEAK